A region from the Acyrthosiphon pisum isolate AL4f chromosome A1, pea_aphid_22Mar2018_4r6ur, whole genome shotgun sequence genome encodes:
- the LOC100159797 gene encoding fatty acyl-CoA reductase wat, with the protein MALDLHRKNEFKKSKKSYDEIIKEIVTDDFPLNPLQLVGELSFDNPLTLEETDKLPRSDVQEFYRDTSIFITGGTGFMGKMLIEKLSRSCPHLKHIYLLIRNKKGKDVNERIDAIFDDRLFMRLKHERPKFYHKISAIAGDASLPGLGISPRDRQTLAENVNIVFHAAATIRFDEHIRTAININVLGTREIINLAKEMTKLKACMYVSTAYANCVHSKIEEKFYEAPYNYNGVISLVTSANNDKKLEDITPSLTAGWPNTYTFTKALAEDLAKHEAVGLPLGIFRPSVVISTYNEPVRGWIDNVYGPIGMIVGVGAGVLHTHHCDVTKVVDLVPVDLVVNALICSAYKVSKTTPTIESNPPIFNYVSSKQNPISLENFFAVIKKYGLPNWPTINAVWYYSFMPTNNPYLYSLLFLLFHTIPGYFLDFLCQITGRKPMLTNIYKKMKKANAALSFFANNQWEFIDNNTSTLWKEMSELDKKIFFFDIKEMSWDYYARACAIGLRLYLVKDDIHTIKNARIKWEKLRKAHLILKTIMAIVFIRICWLIVTMCFN; encoded by the exons ATGGCGTTAGATCTACATCGAAAAAACGAATTCAAGAAATCCAAAAAATCTTATGACGAAATTATAAAGGAAATTGTGACCGACGATTTTCCGTTGAACCCGTTGCAACTGGTAGGTGAACTGAGTTTTGACAATCCTTTGACCTTAGAGGAAACCGACAAGCTGCCGAGATCAGATGTGCAGGAGTTCTATAGAGATACCTCTATTTTCATCACCGGTGGCACTGGATTTATGGGAAAGATGCTCATCGAAAAGCTCAGTAGATCCTGCCCACATCTCAAGCATATCTACCTGTTGATTAGGAATAAGAAAGGCAAAGATGTTAATGAACGTATTGATGCCATATTTGATGATAGG TTGTTCATGCGATTGAAACACGAGAGGCCGAAGTTCTATCACAAGATATCTGCGATCGCTGGCGATGCATCTTTGCCAGGATTAGGCATATCTCCCCGCGATAGACAGACATTGGCTGAAAATGTCAATATCGTATTCCACGCTGCAGCTACGATCAGGTTCGACGAACACATACGCACCGCGATCAACATCAATGTCCTTGGTACAAGGGAAATCATCAACCTGGCTAAAGAAATGACTAAACTTAAG GCTTGTATGTACGTGTCGACTGCGTATGCCAATTGCGTGCATAGTAAAATCGAAGAAAAATTTTACGAAGCACCGTATAATTACAATGGAGTGATATCCTTGGTGACTTCGGCCAACAACGACAAAAAGTTAGAAGATATCACACCCAG CTTAACTGCTGGTTGGCCAAACACGTATACGTTCACGAAAGCTTTAGCAGAGGATTTAGCAAAACATGAGGCTGTCGGACTACCGCTTGGCATATTCAGACCATCAGTCG TTATTTCGACATATAATGAACCTGTTCGCGGTTGGATCGATAACGTTTATGGTCCCATTGGTATGATCGTGGGAGTCGGTGCCGGAGTGCTTCACACACATCACTGTGATGTTACCAAGGTCGTCGACTTAGTTCCAGTAGACTTGGTTGTTAATGCACTGATATGCTCGGCTTATAAAGTCAGCAAAACTACACCAACAAT tgaatCAAATCCACCTATTTTTAACTACGTCAGCTCTAAGCAGAATCCTATTAGCTTAGAAAATTTCTTCGCCGTCATCAAGAAATACGGACTCCCTAACTGGCCTACCATCAATGCAGTTTGGTACTACTCGTTTATGCCCACTAACAATCCTTATCTATATtccttattattcttattatttcatACGATACCCGGTTACTTTTTGGACTTTTTGTGCCAGATAACCGGCAGGAAGCCAAT gcttactaatatttataaaaaaatgaaaaaagccAACGCTGCACTATCTTTCTTTGCAAATAATCAATGGGAATTCATTGATAATAACACCAGTACACTGTGGAAGGAAATGTCAGAATTGGACAAAAAGATATTCTTTTTCGACATAAAAGAAATGTCTTGGGACTATTATGCTCGAGCTTGTGCTATAGGTCTGCGTTTGTACTTGGTGAAAGATGACATACATACAATCAAAAATGCAAGAATCAAATGGGAAAA attacGCAAAGCacacttaatattaaaaacaattatggcAATAGTATTTATACGTATCTGCTGGTTAATCGTCACAATGTGCTTCAATTAG